One genomic window of Conger conger chromosome 7, fConCon1.1, whole genome shotgun sequence includes the following:
- the znhit1 gene encoding zinc finger HIT domain-containing protein 1, which translates to MQRKMVEKKIAVRSQDPSQRRVLDRATRQRRLNRQLEALEKDNFQDDPHASLPQLAKRLPQFDESYESGKKRKKTRGDHFKQRFRKNFQALLEEENLSVSEGPNYLTACAEPSKLPQRHFCAVCGFPSNYTCVSCGSRYCCVRCLGTHHETRCLKWTV; encoded by the exons ATGCAGAGGAAAATGGTTGAAAAGAAAATAGCAG TGCGGTCCCAAGATCCGAGCCAGCGCCGGGTCTTGGACCGCGCCACACGCCAGCGTCGCCTAAACCGGCAGCTTGAAGCCCTAGAGAAGGACAACTTCCAGGACGATCCGCACGCCAGTCTACCGCAGCTTGCCAAGAGGTTGCCCCAGTTCGACGAAAGCTACGAGTCGG gtaaaaaacgaaaaaaaacgaGAGGTGACCACTTCAAGCAGAGGTTTCGGAAGAACTTCCAGGCTCTGCTGGAGGAAGAG aatctgagtgtgagtgagggCCCAAACTACCTGACGGCGTGCGCTGAGCCCTCGAAGCTCCCGCAGAGGCACTTCTGCGCCGTGTGCGGCTTCCCCTCCAACTACACCTGTGTGTCCTGTGGGTCACGCTACTGCTGCGTGCGCTGCCTGGGCACACACCACGAGaccag GTGCCTGAAATGGACTGTGTGA